In a single window of the Brachionichthys hirsutus isolate HB-005 chromosome 18, CSIRO-AGI_Bhir_v1, whole genome shotgun sequence genome:
- the mta1 gene encoding metastasis-associated protein MTA1 translates to MAANMYRVGDYVYFENSSSNPLLIRRIEELNKTANGNVEAKVVCFYRHRDISSTLIALADKHARELEDEMENPEMTDLPEKQKHQLRHRELFLSRQLESLPATHIRGKCCVTLLNGTEARKSYLDREDAFFYSLVYDPQQKTLLADKGEIRVGNKFQADITDLLAEGEEDSRDLEKLEERVWNPTSSLTEKQIDQFLVVARSVGTFARALDCSSSVRQPSLHMSAAAASRDITLFHAMDTLHATGYDMTRAIAALVPQGGPVLCRDEMEEWSASEANLFEEALEKYGKDFTDIQQDFLPWKSLTSIIEYYYMWKTTDRYVQQKRLKAAEAESKLKQVYIPNYNKPNPNQLSNSVKPALVNGAAGGAGAVAPGPAGPAGPAGPAGPGQTPALGRACESCYTSSSYQWYSWGPPNMQCRLCASCWTYWKKYGGLKMPTRLDGERPGPNRNNMTPHGLPLRHSGSPKFAVKTRQAFYLQTTGLTRLARRLCQDAIRPRYLARHPYLPLNAAAIKAECALRLPDGPHKPSPLKPVERKPLESVVRYLEAHPRLAKPDLPVRGGSISTGSLTPIKSSPILNNSSPTILGKRSYEQHNGLDGSKSKALAPLHSIMTKRMSDVRASVSLQDEVHELD, encoded by the exons ATGGCGGCCAACATGTACCGGGTTGGAG ATTATGTTTATTTTGAGAACTCATCCAGCAACCCGCTCCTGATCAGGAGGATAGAGGAGCTGAACAAG ACGGCTAATGGGAACGTGGAGGCCAAAGTGGTGTGTTTCTACCGGCACAGGGACATCTCCAGTACCCTCATCGCCCTGGCAGACAAACACGCAA GGGAGCTGGAGGACGAgatggagaacccggagatGACGGACCTGCCCGAGAAGCAGAAGCACCAGCTCAGACATCGAGAGCTGTTCCTGTCCCGCCAGCTGGAGTCTCTACCCGCCACCCACATCAG gGGGAAATGTTGTGTGACGCTGCTGAACGGGACGGAAGCTCGCAAGTCGTACCTGGACAGAGAG GATGCTTTCTTCTACTCGCTGGTGTACGACCCCCAGCAGAAGACGCTGCTGGCCGACAAGGGGGAGATCCGTGTTGGGAACAAGTTCCAGGCCGACATCACCGACCTCCTGGCGGAAG gagaggaagactCCAGAGacctggagaagctggaggagagggtTTGGAACCCGACCAGCTCGCTGACGGAGAAACAGATCGACCAGTTCTTGGTCGTGGCTCG GTCCGTCGGTACCTTTGCCAGAGCGCTGGACTGCAGCAGTTCTGTCCGGCAGCCCAGCCTCCACatgagcgccgccgccgcctccaggGACATCACCCTG TTCCATGCCATGGACACGCTCCACGCCACGGGTTACGACATGACCCGAGCCATCGCCGCCCTCGTGCCTCAGGGCGGGCCCGTCCTCTGCCGGGACGAAATGGAGGAATGGAGCGCCTCCGAGGCCAACCTGTTcgaggaggcgctggagaagtACGGCAAAGACTTCACAGACATCCAGCAGGATTTT ctgccctGGAAATCCTTGACGAGTATCATCGAGTATTACTACATGTGGAAGACCACAGACAGATACGTCCAGCAG AAACGATTAAAAGCAGCCGAGGCGGAGAGCAAGTTGAAGCAGGTCTACATCCCCAACTA CAACAAACCCAACCCCAACCAGCTGAGCAACAGCGTGAAACCAGCTCTGGTGAACGGAGCGGCGGGAGGGGCGGGAGCAGTGGCTCCGGGACCTGCAGGACCTGCAGGGCCTGCAGGTCCTGCAGGTCCAGGACAGACCCCCGCCCTCGGCAGGGCCTGTGAGAGCTGCTACA ccaGCAGCTCCTATCAGTGGTATTCCTGGGGGCCTCCCAACATGCAGTGTCGTCTCTGCGCTTCTTGCTGGACGTACTGGAAGAAGTATGGAGGGTTAAAGATGCCCACCAGACTGGATGGGGAGCGACCCGGCCCCAACCGCAACAacatg ACCCCCCACGGCCTCCCCCTGCGCCACAGCGGCAGCCCCAAGTTCGCAGTGAAGACGCGGCAGGCGTTCTACCTGCAGACCACCGGCCTGACCAGGTTGGCCCGCCGCCTCTGCCAGGATGCCATCAGACCGCGATACCTGGCCAGACACCCTTACCTCCCCCTCAATGCCGCCGCCATCAAGGCAGAGT gtgctcTGCGGCTGCCAGATGGCCCCCACAAGCCTTCGCCACTAAAACCAGTGGAGCGCAAACCACTGGAGTCTGTGGTTCGGTATTTAG aAGCACACCCCCGTCTAGCGAAACCGGACCTGCCGGTTCGTGGAGGCTCCATCTCTACAGGCAGCCTGACCCCCATCAAGTCTTCCCCCATCCTCAACAACAGCTCCCCTACTATCCTCGGCAAACGCTCCTACGAACAGCACAACGGGCTGGATG gaaGTAAATCCAAAGCTCTGGCTCCGCTTCACTCCATCATGACCAAACGGATGAGCGACGTCAGAGCTTCCGTCTCCCTGCAGGATGAAGTACATGAACTGGACTGA